One genomic window of Salmo salar chromosome ssa12, Ssal_v3.1, whole genome shotgun sequence includes the following:
- the lmcd1 gene encoding LIM and cysteine-rich domains protein 1, translating into MDLTSGIEKMWSAALVGKDATCLSCKGICSGFLPHSWRKACTQCGCSVEDHGHSSDLEDDHKMGRLLADSKYVHLTAKVKGIRVYKRNRMVITNPVVSRKDPTFNTITYDWAPPGLTQKLAMLYMELLPEEKRPVAGTEGAMYRRRQLMRQLPVYDQDPSQCHGPLPEDQLQAMSVFMKRYKEEALGVGEVALPGEGGANPPPVVKGDKQKNGTGNGQATNVQPDPVDTPTINGTDCCKNEYQCSGCGELAPLDSPVVYAEWAGYDKQWHPTCFVCSECGEALVDLVYYWREGELLCGRHYCQRTRPRCSGCDELIFCEDYKKGADGRAWHQDHYCCWRCGQSLDSPCSCPQTPSPVPV; encoded by the exons atgTGGTCAGCGGCTCTAGTAGGGAAGGATGCAACGTGTCTGTCATGTAAAGGGATCTGCTCTGGATTCCTCCCACATTCCTGGAG AAAAGCCTGTACCCAGTGTGGCTGCAGTGTGGAAGACCATGGTCACAGCTCAGACCTAGAGGACGATCACAAGATGGGTCGTCTCCTCGCCGACTCCAAATACGTCCACCTGACAGCCAAG GTGAAGGGTATCCGGGTGTACAAACGTAACCGCATGGTCATCACCAACCCTGTGGTGTCCAGGAAGGACCCCACCTTTAACACCATCACCTACGACTGGGCACCGCCAGGACTCACACAGAAACTG gCAATGCTGTATATGGAGTTGCTTCCAGAAGAAAAGCGTCCTGTAGCAGGGACTGAGGGAGCGATGTACCGGCGCAGGCAGCTGATGAGACAGCTACCTGTCTACGATCAGGACCCCTCCCAGTGCCACGGGCCACTACCAGAGGATCAG CTCCAGGCCATGTCTGTCTTCATGAAGCGCTACAAGGAGGAGGCTCTAGGAGTAGGGGAGGTGGCTCTTCCTGGGGAGGGAGGGGCTAACCCTCCGCCCGTCGTCAAAGGAGATAAGCAGAAGAACGGAACTGGGAATGGGCAGGCCACCAATGTCCAGCCAGACCCTGTTGATACGCCTACCATCAATGGGACTGACTGCTGTAAAAATGAATAT CAATGCAGTGGTTGCGGGGAGCTCGCCCCCCTGGACAGTCCTGTGGTCTATGCAGAGTGGGCGGGTTATGACAAGCAGTGGCACCCGACCTGCTTCGTGTGTTCAGAGTGTGGAGAGGCTCTGGTGGATCTAGTGTACTACTGGAGGGAAGGAGAGCTGCTCTGTGGAAGACACTACTGCCAGAGGACCAGACCACGCTGTTCAGGATGTGATGAG CTGATCTTCTGTGAGGACTACAAGAAGGGGGCAGATGGCCGGGCGTGGCACCAGGACCATTACTGCTGCTGGCGGTGTGGCCAGAGTCTTGACAGCCCCTGTTCCTGTCCCCAAACACCCAGCCCCGTGCCTGTTTAG